A genomic stretch from Ammospiza nelsoni isolate bAmmNel1 chromosome 32, bAmmNel1.pri, whole genome shotgun sequence includes:
- the LOC132085716 gene encoding period circadian protein-like: protein MAASARPAHGTGTRPGNGDGTGTRLGSGNGNGTRLGTRERDTPRDTGLGRGTRERDRDTPRERGQDTGHSTWTREQDTPRDRDTPRDTAPSTGTWTRPQTPGHAHRPRDTPT from the coding sequence ATGGCGGCCTCGGCGCGGCCCGCCCACGGCACCGGGACACGCCCCGGGAACGGCGACGGCACCGGGACACGCCTCGGGAGCGGCAACGGCAACGGGACACGCCTCGGGACACGGGAACGGGACACGCCCCGGGACACGGGACTCGGACGCGGGACGCGGGAACGGGATCGGGACACGCCTCGGGAACGAGGACAGGACACAGGACACAGCACCTGGACACGGGAACAGGACACGCCTCGGGACAGGGACACTCCCCGGGACACGGCACCGTCCACGGGGACTTGGACACGCCCACAGACACCGGGACACGCCCACAGGCCCCGGGACACGCCCACATGA